One window of Candidatus Methylomirabilota bacterium genomic DNA carries:
- a CDS encoding FAD-dependent oxidoreductase, producing MSDTHDLVVIGAGSAGLAAAEVATRFGVRVALVEGHHIGGDCTWTGCVPSKALLKAAKAAHTVRTAARYGVSAPPAETDMGRVRAYVREAIERVSRRETPDALRQRGIEVVRGPACFADPHTIRVGDQSLRARRIVIATGARPRVPDLPGLREVPFHTYETIFDNDRLPGHLLVIGAGPVGVELAQAYRRLGAEVTLVGERLLPRDEPEAAEALGRVFAREGIDLVQGRVSAVRRDGETSVLRVADREVRGDLLLVAVGRTPRVDGLGLETIGVKYSATDGIAVDRRLRTTVSHIYAAGDCVGGYQFTHFAGWQAFHAVRNALLPFGGAGVTDVVPWTTFTDPEVAHVGLTEAEARRRLGEGVRVTRRDGALIDRAVCEDDAEAFVKLIHRGDGALLGATIVGQRAGEAITEVALALTLGLRPRRIATTMHVYPTYSDAVQQAIGTVVADRFFGGVAGRLLRAALGAWRRLRSAARRV from the coding sequence ATGTCGGATACTCACGACCTGGTCGTCATCGGTGCCGGCAGCGCCGGCCTGGCGGCAGCGGAGGTGGCGACTCGCTTCGGTGTCCGGGTCGCGCTGGTCGAGGGCCACCACATCGGTGGCGACTGCACCTGGACCGGCTGCGTGCCGAGCAAGGCGCTCCTGAAGGCGGCAAAGGCGGCCCACACCGTCCGTACGGCGGCCCGCTACGGCGTCTCCGCGCCGCCCGCCGAGACCGACATGGGCCGGGTCCGGGCGTACGTCCGCGAAGCGATCGAACGCGTCTCCCGGCGCGAGACGCCGGACGCGCTTCGCCAGCGAGGCATCGAGGTCGTGCGCGGACCGGCATGCTTCGCCGATCCCCACACGATCCGGGTCGGCGACCAGTCGCTCCGCGCCCGCCGGATCGTCATTGCGACCGGGGCGCGGCCGAGGGTCCCGGATCTCCCGGGGCTGCGCGAGGTCCCGTTTCACACCTACGAGACGATCTTCGACAACGATCGCCTGCCCGGGCACCTGCTGGTGATCGGGGCCGGGCCGGTCGGCGTCGAGCTCGCCCAGGCCTACCGCCGGCTCGGGGCCGAGGTCACGCTCGTCGGCGAGCGGCTCTTGCCGAGGGACGAGCCGGAGGCGGCCGAGGCGCTGGGCCGGGTGTTCGCCCGCGAGGGCATCGATCTCGTCCAGGGCCGGGTCAGCGCGGTGCGGCGCGACGGGGAGACCTCTGTCCTGCGCGTGGCGGATCGCGAGGTCCGTGGCGACCTGCTGCTGGTCGCCGTCGGGCGGACGCCTCGCGTCGACGGCCTGGGACTGGAGACGATCGGCGTGAAGTACTCGGCCACCGACGGGATCGCCGTGGATCGCCGGCTGCGCACGACGGTTTCCCACATCTACGCGGCCGGCGACTGTGTCGGCGGCTATCAGTTCACCCACTTTGCGGGCTGGCAGGCCTTCCACGCTGTCCGCAACGCGCTCCTGCCCTTCGGCGGCGCCGGCGTCACGGACGTCGTGCCGTGGACGACCTTCACCGATCCCGAGGTCGCGCACGTGGGCCTCACCGAGGCGGAGGCCCGGCGCCGGCTGGGGGAGGGGGTGCGGGTGACCCGGCGGGACGGAGCCCTGATCGACCGGGCGGTGTGCGAGGACGATGCCGAGGCCTTCGTCAAGCTCATCCATCGTGGAGACGGCGCGCTCCTCGGCGCCACCATCGTCGGGCAGCGCGCCGGGGAGGCGATCACGGAGGTGGCCCTGGCTCTCACCCTCGGTCTCCGGCCCCGCCGGATCGCCACCACCATGCACGTCTACCCGACCTATTCGGACGCGGTCCAGCAGGCGATCGGGACGGTGGTCGCAGACCGGTTCTTCGGTGGCGTCGCCGGCCGGCTCCTGCGGGCCGCGCTGGGGGCGTGGCGCCGACTTCGATCTGCGGCCCGTCGGGTTTAA
- a CDS encoding MEDS domain-containing protein codes for MWSGHVEARGAAEWRSLLAAPVPGQHIAQLYTDPEFLACAVCDFAAEGLRAGDAVIIIATPPHWREISDRLESQRFDLDDLQRRAQLTVLDAASTLARLLVDGMPDPERFQAVIGAAIGAARSAGYRRVRAFGEMVDLLRRTDVTATIRLEELWNDLLATHGASLLCGYSMDPFDAGIYRGLLQRVCAVHSDLIPAEDYSRLEEAVERAYAEVFGSADDAGFLRRVFLAEYPRPSAMPDAEAAILAAREFVPTTIAGLLEKARDHYQASAAPRFGD; via the coding sequence ATGTGGAGCGGACACGTCGAGGCCCGCGGCGCCGCCGAGTGGCGAAGTCTGCTGGCCGCCCCGGTTCCCGGTCAGCACATCGCGCAGCTCTACACCGACCCGGAATTCCTCGCGTGCGCCGTCTGCGACTTTGCCGCCGAGGGTCTGCGCGCGGGTGACGCCGTCATCATCATCGCCACCCCTCCCCACTGGCGGGAGATCTCGGACCGGCTCGAGAGCCAGCGATTCGATCTCGACGACCTTCAGCGCCGCGCTCAGCTGACCGTTCTCGATGCCGCCTCGACCCTGGCCAGGCTGCTGGTCGACGGCATGCCGGATCCCGAGCGATTCCAGGCCGTGATCGGGGCCGCGATCGGAGCGGCCAGATCCGCCGGGTACCGGCGCGTCCGCGCCTTCGGGGAGATGGTCGACCTCCTGCGCCGGACCGACGTGACGGCAACCATCCGTCTCGAAGAGCTCTGGAATGACCTCCTGGCCACCCACGGCGCTTCGCTCCTGTGCGGCTACTCCATGGACCCATTCGACGCGGGTATCTACCGTGGACTCCTGCAGCGCGTATGCGCGGTGCATTCCGATCTCATCCCCGCGGAGGACTACAGCCGGCTCGAGGAGGCGGTCGAGCGCGCGTACGCCGAGGTGTTCGGGTCTGCCGACGACGCCGGCTTTCTGCGTCGCGTGTTCCTGGCCGAGTATCCCCGCCCATCCGCGATGCCGGATGCGGAGGCCGCCATTCTCGCCGCCCGGGAATTCGTCCCGACGACGATTGCCGGACTCCTCGAGAAAGCCCGGGACCATTATCAGGCGTCCGCGGCGCCCCGCTTCGGCGACTGA
- a CDS encoding PAS domain-containing sensor histidine kinase has product MEPARVERRRNRPEDLVAGHLAAIVDSSDDAIISKSLDGIILSWNTGAERLFGYSAAEAIGQPITILIPPEDSGEAFEILSRIRRGERVDHYETVRLRKDGRPVHVSLTVSPIRDPGGAIIGASKIARDITERKTAELTMLQLAAIVASSDDAIIGKRLDGIIASWNAGAERLYQYAADEVVGRHISILVPSDQPDELPDIMARLRRGERIEHYETQRIRKDGTRIHVSVTISPVRNAAGEIIGASAIARDISQRRRLEEERGRLLEEERELHAATQRARREAEAASRAKDEFLAMVSHELRSPLNAIAGWLHILRVKRDDPALFDRALTTVDRNTRLLAKVVDDLLEASRIVAGQIRVNRQPVDIPPIVETVLDTMRPVAAEKGVVLESTMDPWAGPALGEPERLHQIIGNIVGNAIKFTPSGGRVDVRVRNDAAHVEIVISDTGRGIPAEFLPHVFEAFRQADADSSRAHGGLGLGLAIVHHLVKLHEGTVKAESPGVGKGARFTVRLPRLRDEGIGPPVL; this is encoded by the coding sequence GTGGAGCCGGCCCGAGTCGAGCGTCGCCGGAACAGGCCCGAGGACCTCGTCGCGGGCCACCTGGCCGCGATCGTCGACTCCTCGGACGACGCGATCATCAGCAAGAGCCTCGACGGGATCATCCTGAGCTGGAACACGGGAGCCGAGCGCTTGTTCGGCTACTCCGCGGCCGAGGCGATCGGGCAGCCGATCACCATCCTCATCCCGCCCGAGGACAGCGGCGAGGCGTTCGAGATCCTCAGCCGGATCCGGAGAGGCGAGCGTGTCGATCACTACGAGACCGTCCGCCTGCGGAAAGACGGACGTCCCGTCCACGTCTCACTGACCGTTTCACCGATCCGCGATCCCGGGGGGGCGATCATCGGCGCGTCGAAGATCGCCCGCGACATCACGGAACGCAAGACCGCCGAACTGACGATGCTGCAGCTCGCCGCCATCGTGGCCTCATCCGACGACGCGATCATCGGCAAGAGGCTCGACGGCATCATCGCGAGCTGGAACGCGGGCGCCGAGCGACTCTACCAGTACGCCGCCGACGAGGTGGTCGGCCGGCACATCAGCATCCTCGTGCCGTCCGACCAGCCCGATGAATTGCCCGACATCATGGCGCGCCTGCGGCGGGGTGAGCGGATCGAGCACTACGAGACGCAGCGCATACGAAAGGACGGGACGCGCATCCACGTCTCCGTCACGATCTCCCCGGTCAGGAACGCCGCCGGCGAGATCATCGGGGCCTCGGCGATAGCCCGCGACATCAGCCAGCGGCGACGGCTGGAAGAGGAACGAGGGCGCCTGCTGGAGGAAGAGCGCGAGCTTCACGCCGCCACCCAGCGCGCACGGCGGGAGGCGGAAGCCGCCAGTCGGGCCAAGGACGAATTCCTGGCGATGGTCTCGCACGAGCTCCGCAGTCCGCTCAATGCCATCGCCGGGTGGCTCCACATCTTGCGAGTCAAGCGGGACGATCCCGCGCTCTTCGACCGGGCGCTGACCACGGTGGACCGGAACACGCGGCTGCTCGCCAAGGTCGTGGACGACTTGCTCGAGGCCTCGCGTATCGTCGCCGGGCAGATCAGGGTGAACCGGCAGCCGGTCGACATCCCACCCATCGTGGAGACCGTCCTCGACACGATGCGGCCGGTCGCGGCCGAAAAGGGCGTCGTCCTCGAGTCGACCATGGACCCGTGGGCCGGACCAGCGCTGGGCGAGCCCGAGCGTCTGCACCAGATCATCGGGAACATCGTCGGCAACGCCATCAAGTTCACGCCGTCCGGGGGTCGCGTGGACGTGCGGGTTCGAAACGATGCCGCGCATGTCGAGATCGTGATCAGCGACACCGGCCGGGGCATCCCTGCGGAGTTCCTGCCTCACGTCTTCGAGGCCTTCCGGCAGGCGGACGCGGACAGCTCCCGCGCCCACGGAGGTCTGGGCCTCGGCCTGGCCATCGTGCATCATCTGGTGAAGCTGCACGAAGGGACGGTGAAGGCGGAAAGTCCCGGCGTCGGGAAGGGCGCACGCTTTACCGTCCGGCTCCCGCGGTTGAGGGACGAGGGGATCGGCCCGCCCGTCCTCTAG
- a CDS encoding chromate resistance protein ChrB domain-containing protein has product MKWVTREKARVDRIACPWLITRFIDNEPVFLFVPADQVLEVAGREAATAFDVPGVRLGHHGERCSFDAFLDEFKLEDPALHALAPIVRGADTDARELTPESAGLYAAASGFREIARDDFDNMARQFPMYDALYAYCRSRGR; this is encoded by the coding sequence ATGAAGTGGGTTACTCGAGAGAAGGCGCGCGTGGATCGGATCGCGTGCCCGTGGCTGATCACCCGATTCATCGACAACGAGCCCGTTTTCCTGTTCGTGCCCGCCGACCAGGTCCTCGAGGTCGCCGGGCGGGAGGCGGCGACGGCATTCGATGTGCCAGGCGTCCGCCTCGGACACCACGGGGAGCGATGCTCGTTCGACGCGTTCCTCGACGAATTCAAGCTGGAGGATCCCGCGCTCCACGCCCTGGCGCCCATCGTGCGGGGCGCCGATACGGACGCGCGCGAGCTGACGCCGGAGTCCGCGGGACTCTATGCCGCCGCCTCCGGATTCCGCGAGATCGCTCGGGATGACTTCGACAACATGGCGCGGCAATTCCCGATGTACGACGCCCTGTATGCGTACTGCCGGTCCCGCGGGCGGTAG